The Sporichthyaceae bacterium genome includes a window with the following:
- a CDS encoding CTP synthase: MVTPHITKHVFVTGGVASSLGKGLTASSLGNLLTARGLRVTMQKLDPYLNVDPGTMNPFQHGEVFVTDDGAETDLDVGHYERFLDVALHGSANVTTGQVYSAVIAKERRGEYLGDTVQVIPHITNEIKARIRKMAVPGPGGDPIDVVITEIGGTVGDIESLPFLEAARQVRHEVGRDNVFFLHVSLVPYIGPSGEMKTKPTQHSVAALRSIGIQPDAIVCRADRPIPAGVKRKISLMCDVDTEAVAAAVDAPSIYDIPKVLHGEGLDAYMVRRLGLPFRDVDWAAWDELLRRVHAPARELTVGLVGKYVDLPDAYLSVTEALRHGGFANDARVIIKWVTSDDCSTYEGASTTLCDVDAICVPGGFGVRGIEGKLGAVRYAREQRIPLLGLCLGLQCVVIEFARNVAGLEGANSAEFDAAAAHPVISTMADQRDVVSGERDLGGTMRLGLYPAKLAEGSLVRELYGEPYVSERHRHRYEVNNDYRAELERAGIDFSGTSPDGRLVEYVELPREQHPFFVATQAHPEFRSRPTRAHPLFAGLVRAGLTRRQQNSAGAADPSGETARLAGIGS; this comes from the coding sequence TTGGTCACGCCGCACATCACCAAGCACGTGTTCGTCACCGGCGGCGTCGCGTCGTCGTTGGGCAAGGGTCTGACCGCCTCGAGCCTGGGCAATCTGCTGACCGCCCGCGGCCTGCGCGTGACCATGCAGAAGCTGGACCCGTACCTCAACGTCGACCCCGGGACGATGAACCCGTTCCAGCACGGCGAGGTCTTCGTGACCGACGACGGCGCCGAGACCGACCTCGACGTCGGACACTACGAGCGCTTCCTGGACGTCGCGCTGCACGGCTCGGCCAACGTCACGACCGGCCAGGTGTACTCCGCGGTCATCGCCAAGGAGCGGCGCGGGGAGTACCTCGGCGACACCGTCCAGGTGATCCCGCACATCACCAACGAGATCAAGGCCCGGATCCGGAAGATGGCCGTCCCGGGCCCCGGTGGCGACCCGATCGACGTGGTGATCACCGAGATCGGCGGCACGGTCGGCGACATCGAGTCGCTGCCGTTCCTCGAGGCCGCCCGGCAGGTCCGCCATGAGGTCGGCCGCGACAACGTCTTCTTCCTGCACGTCTCGCTGGTCCCGTACATCGGGCCATCCGGGGAGATGAAGACCAAGCCCACGCAGCACTCGGTGGCCGCGCTGCGTTCGATCGGTATCCAGCCCGACGCGATCGTCTGTCGCGCGGACCGCCCGATCCCGGCCGGGGTCAAGCGCAAGATCTCGCTGATGTGCGACGTCGACACGGAAGCCGTGGCCGCGGCGGTGGATGCACCGTCGATCTACGACATCCCGAAGGTGTTGCACGGCGAGGGTCTCGACGCCTACATGGTGCGCCGACTCGGCCTGCCCTTCCGCGACGTCGACTGGGCTGCCTGGGACGAGTTGCTGCGCCGGGTGCACGCCCCGGCCCGGGAGCTGACCGTCGGTCTGGTCGGCAAGTACGTCGACCTGCCCGACGCCTACCTGTCGGTGACCGAGGCCCTGCGGCACGGCGGCTTCGCCAACGATGCCCGGGTCATCATCAAGTGGGTCACCTCCGACGACTGCTCGACCTACGAGGGCGCCTCGACGACGCTGTGCGACGTGGACGCGATCTGCGTCCCCGGCGGGTTCGGGGTCCGCGGGATCGAGGGCAAGCTCGGCGCCGTCCGCTACGCGCGTGAGCAGCGCATCCCGCTGCTCGGCCTGTGTCTGGGCCTGCAGTGCGTGGTGATCGAGTTCGCCCGCAACGTGGCCGGCCTGGAGGGCGCCAACTCCGCGGAGTTCGACGCCGCCGCCGCACACCCGGTGATCTCGACGATGGCCGACCAGCGCGACGTCGTCTCCGGCGAGCGCGACCTCGGCGGCACGATGCGGCTCGGGCTGTACCCGGCCAAGTTGGCCGAGGGTTCGCTCGTCCGCGAGCTGTACGGCGAGCCCTACGTCTCCGAACGCCACCGGCACCGCTACGAGGTCAACAACGACTACCGCGCCGAGCTGGAGCGGGCCGGCATCGACTTCTCCGGGACCTCGCCGGACGGTCGGCTGGTGGAGTACGTGGAGCTGCCGCGCGAGCAGCATCCGTTCTTCGTGGCCACCCAGGCGCACCCGGAGTTCCGGTCGCGCCCGACCCGGGCGCACCCGCTGTTCGCGGGCCTGGTGCGCGCCGGTCTGACGCGGCGTCAGCAGAACTCCGCAGGCGCCGCGGATCCCTCCGGCGAGACCGCGCGGTTGGCCGGGATCGGCTCGTGA
- a CDS encoding ABC transporter ATP-binding protein has product MRGAAPRAQGPGLVEATPDVPLRRLIRRFWPDVRPYRFGILLLLVLAVAVPGIEAVEIWIFQRVIDQVLVPMNLNNIKHIALLYVTLTIWGGLLGWVSSYLSTWIGEHLQLRVRAKMLHRLQRTSTTVLDKLRSGDMLTRLNSDVNSVETLMIGIVVTAVGAIARIVFFGGALVRLDWRLALISAAVIPIFWFVAARFARRLKKVSREKRRRYGSLTAVAEESISAMALVQVHGREAEEAARFDREARAALAAELDAARLRATYPMVVNLLELLGMLTVMGAGAWALKHHQMTLGGLMTFLTYLSQMYTPVRSLGDLGNTIVSSTAGVQRVAELMDVPEGVTERKDAIGLDPAQVRGEVELRDVTFTYPGAKHPVLGSASARFFPGRLTAIAGPSGSGKSTMIRLLARLDDPASGQVRLDGMDVRDLKLRTVRDSVTVLLQEAPVLDATVRENITFGKPDASDDEVWEALRLAGIDDEVKVLQGGLDARLRQRGRLLSGGQRQRIALARALVGGARVLILDEPTTGLDAVAAERFLATLRKLSTDRTVIVATHDMTTLTKADVIVRLEPTPRTNGSGKAPNNGTHVALSEALEVKT; this is encoded by the coding sequence ATGCGGGGGGCCGCGCCGCGGGCACAAGGACCGGGTCTGGTCGAGGCGACCCCGGACGTGCCGCTGCGCAGACTGATCCGGCGATTCTGGCCGGATGTCCGTCCGTACCGGTTCGGCATCCTGCTGCTGCTGGTTCTGGCGGTGGCCGTTCCGGGTATCGAGGCTGTCGAGATCTGGATCTTCCAGCGGGTCATCGACCAGGTCCTCGTGCCGATGAACCTCAACAACATCAAGCACATCGCGCTGCTGTACGTGACGCTGACGATCTGGGGCGGCCTGCTCGGGTGGGTCAGTTCGTACCTGTCGACGTGGATCGGCGAGCACCTGCAACTGCGGGTGCGGGCCAAGATGCTGCACCGCCTGCAGCGGACCTCGACGACCGTGCTGGACAAGCTCCGATCCGGCGACATGCTCACCCGGTTGAACTCCGACGTGAACAGCGTCGAGACGTTGATGATCGGCATCGTCGTCACCGCCGTGGGCGCCATTGCCCGGATCGTCTTCTTCGGCGGTGCCCTGGTCCGGCTGGACTGGCGGCTGGCCCTCATTTCCGCCGCGGTGATCCCGATCTTCTGGTTCGTCGCCGCACGCTTCGCCCGTCGGCTGAAGAAGGTCTCCCGGGAGAAGCGCCGCCGCTACGGCTCGCTGACGGCCGTCGCGGAGGAGAGCATCTCCGCGATGGCGTTGGTCCAGGTCCACGGTCGCGAGGCGGAGGAGGCCGCGCGGTTCGACCGCGAGGCCCGCGCCGCGCTGGCTGCCGAACTCGACGCCGCCCGACTGCGGGCGACGTACCCGATGGTCGTCAACCTGCTCGAACTGCTCGGCATGCTCACCGTAATGGGTGCCGGGGCCTGGGCGCTGAAGCACCACCAGATGACCCTCGGTGGGCTGATGACGTTCCTCACTTACCTGTCGCAGATGTACACCCCGGTCCGTTCCTTGGGCGATCTCGGCAACACGATCGTCTCCTCGACGGCCGGTGTGCAGCGCGTCGCGGAACTGATGGACGTGCCCGAAGGGGTCACCGAGCGCAAGGACGCGATCGGGCTCGACCCGGCGCAGGTCCGCGGCGAGGTCGAACTGCGCGACGTCACGTTCACCTACCCGGGCGCCAAGCACCCGGTGCTCGGGTCGGCCAGCGCCCGGTTCTTCCCGGGCCGGCTGACTGCGATCGCCGGGCCGAGCGGCTCGGGCAAGTCGACGATGATCCGGTTGCTCGCCCGGCTCGACGACCCGGCCTCCGGGCAGGTCCGGCTGGACGGCATGGACGTGCGCGACCTCAAGCTGCGCACGGTGCGTGACAGCGTCACCGTGCTGCTGCAGGAGGCACCGGTCCTGGACGCCACGGTCCGGGAGAACATCACGTTCGGCAAGCCGGACGCCAGCGACGACGAGGTCTGGGAGGCGTTGCGCCTGGCCGGGATCGACGACGAGGTGAAGGTGCTGCAGGGCGGGCTCGACGCCCGGCTGCGGCAGCGCGGCCGCTTGCTCTCCGGCGGGCAGCGGCAACGCATCGCGTTGGCGCGGGCCCTGGTCGGGGGCGCCCGGGTGCTGATCCTCGACGAACCGACCACCGGGCTGGACGCCGTGGCAGCCGAGCGCTTCCTGGCGACGCTGCGGAAGCTCAGCACCGACCGGACGGTGATCGTCGCGACCCACGACATGACCACGTTGACCAAGGCTGACGTGATCGTGCGACTGGAGCCGACCCCCCGGACGAACGGCTCGGGAAAAGCTCCGAATAACGGCACGCACGTGGCGTTGTCCGAGGCACTCGAGGTGAAGACCTAG
- the ald gene encoding alanine dehydrogenase, with amino-acid sequence MRIGIPREVKNHEYRVAITPAGVNELTRHGHEVLIEHEAGAGSSISDDLFTRAGARIVADADEVWGSAELVLKVKEPVAEEYHRLRPDLVLFTYLHLAASRECTDALLVAGATGIAYETVQLPDGSLPLLYPMSEVAGRLAPLAGAYHLMRSGGGRGVLMGGVSGVYAAKVVVIGAGVSGMNAAAIAIGMQAEVLLLDRNIAKLREADRIYQGHAQTVASNAYEIEAAVLDADLVVGAVLVPGAKAPKLVTSELVSRMKPGTVLVDIAIDQGGCFEDSRPTTHADPVFEAHGSLFYCVTNMPGAVPHTSTYALTNVTLPYVLAIADRGWRDACRADRALGLGVNTHAGSVVCEPVAAAHGLPVTPLEQVL; translated from the coding sequence ATGCGGATCGGAATCCCCCGCGAGGTCAAGAACCACGAGTACCGCGTCGCGATCACACCCGCGGGGGTGAACGAACTGACCCGGCACGGCCACGAGGTGCTCATCGAGCACGAGGCCGGCGCCGGGTCCTCCATCTCCGACGACCTCTTCACCCGCGCCGGGGCGCGGATCGTGGCTGATGCCGACGAGGTCTGGGGCAGCGCCGAACTGGTGCTGAAGGTCAAGGAGCCGGTGGCCGAGGAGTACCACCGGCTACGCCCGGACCTGGTCCTGTTCACCTACCTGCACCTGGCCGCCTCGAGGGAGTGCACCGACGCCCTGCTGGTCGCCGGCGCCACCGGGATCGCTTACGAGACCGTGCAGTTGCCCGACGGGTCACTGCCCTTGCTGTACCCGATGAGCGAGGTGGCCGGGCGGCTGGCGCCGCTGGCCGGGGCCTACCACCTGATGCGGTCCGGCGGCGGCCGCGGTGTGCTGATGGGTGGCGTGTCCGGGGTGTACGCGGCAAAGGTCGTGGTGATCGGCGCGGGCGTGTCCGGGATGAACGCGGCCGCGATCGCCATCGGCATGCAGGCCGAGGTGCTGCTGCTGGACCGCAACATCGCCAAGCTCCGCGAGGCCGACCGGATCTACCAGGGGCACGCCCAGACAGTCGCCTCGAACGCCTACGAGATCGAGGCCGCGGTACTCGACGCCGACCTGGTCGTCGGCGCCGTGCTGGTGCCCGGGGCGAAAGCACCGAAGTTGGTCACCAGCGAACTGGTCTCGCGGATGAAGCCCGGCACCGTGCTGGTCGACATCGCGATCGACCAGGGTGGGTGCTTCGAGGACTCCCGGCCCACCACACACGCCGACCCGGTGTTCGAGGCGCACGGGTCGTTGTTCTACTGCGTGACCAACATGCCCGGCGCGGTGCCGCACACCTCGACCTACGCGCTGACCAACGTGACCCTGCCCTACGTGCTGGCGATCGCCGACCGTGGTTGGCGTGATGCCTGCCGGGCCGATCGGGCGTTGGGCCTGGGCGTGAACACCCATGCCGGATCGGTGGTCTGCGAACCGGTCGCGGCCGCGCATGGCTTGCCCGTCACACCGTTGGAGCAGGTGCTCTGA
- a CDS encoding NUDIX hydrolase, whose amino-acid sequence MTAELADRLADSDESWPVRRSVTAFQGGVVRMRVDHVEMPDGDLAVRDVLVHPGSVGVMVLDEDNRVLLLRQYRHPVGLRMWELPAGLLDKPGEPLVEAAQRELAEEAHLTASDWRVLVDAYTSPGISDEAVRIFVARGHAPAPGERTPGKHEEFDIELRWVPLDEIVRGVLRGELHNPLLVMGAPALAAVVAGPGVESLHDGGRSG is encoded by the coding sequence GTGACGGCCGAGCTTGCCGACCGCCTGGCCGATTCGGACGAGTCCTGGCCGGTCCGGCGTTCGGTGACGGCGTTTCAGGGCGGTGTGGTCCGGATGCGCGTGGACCACGTCGAGATGCCCGACGGGGATCTCGCGGTCCGCGACGTGCTCGTGCATCCCGGCTCGGTCGGCGTGATGGTCCTCGACGAGGACAACCGCGTGCTGCTGCTGCGCCAGTACCGGCACCCGGTGGGGCTACGGATGTGGGAGTTGCCCGCCGGTCTGCTGGACAAGCCCGGTGAGCCGCTGGTCGAGGCGGCCCAGCGGGAGCTGGCCGAGGAGGCCCACCTGACCGCGTCGGACTGGCGGGTGCTGGTCGACGCCTACACGTCCCCGGGCATCAGCGACGAGGCCGTGCGGATTTTCGTCGCCCGCGGCCACGCGCCCGCGCCGGGGGAGCGGACGCCCGGCAAGCATGAGGAGTTCGACATCGAACTGCGCTGGGTTCCGCTCGACGAGATAGTCCGCGGTGTGCTGCGCGGAGAGCTGCATAACCCGCTCTTGGTGATGGGCGCGCCGGCCCTGGCCGCCGTTGTCGCAGGTCCCGGGGTTGAATCGCTGCATGACGGTGGTCGCAGCGGGTAG